GCTCCATGAAAATCTCCCAGGATTTGCAGGAATACGCGCAAACCAAGGGTGAAGACATCGAGACGGCCCGACTGGAAGGTCTGCAGGAAAAGGCAGAGGATTTCAAGCGGCTGGGGAAGAATGTCTACCTCAGATAACCGTGTCGGGATCCAGGACTGTCAGCCAAATATTCCCCATACCCCCGCCAGGATGGCGGGGATGGCCAGCGCCAGATTGATACCAGAAATCAGCCTGATCTGTCCGGCGGCCCGGGCGGCCAACGGCCAGTCGCCAGCGGCGATGGCCCGCCCCATGCGCAGGAATGGCACGAAGAATACAAACAGGGCTAGTATCACCATCAGGGTGCCGAGTGTCACCATGATCCGCATCGCCGTAGGGAGCGCGGTAAATCCGCCGTATACATACACCATCCAGTAGCCGGTAATCACCAGTGCCGCACCAGCCACCCATACCCAGGCAAAGAAGGGGCGAAAAATCTGGTAGAGTAATTTGCTGCGTTCTGCCTCGCTGGCTATGTTACGGCGCAGAACCGGAACGATAAAAATATCGAGCAGAAAAATTCCGCCAATCCAGGAAACCACTGCGGTGATATGGAAAAACTGCAATACCGTAAGCACGCTCATTCATTCACCCAAGTAATATGCGGCCCAAATACTTCGCCAGGGATAATACCGTCAGCGTCGGGGGTAAACCCCAGGATTCGGGGATCACCGACGCATCACAGACATGGAGATTGAGGACGCGACAGGATAGCCGCTCATCCAGCAGTTCGCCCAGACGCACGCTGCCGCCGGGGTGCGCGGCCAGCCAGGGCGAGAAGAATACCCGTCTACCGCCCGCCGCCCGGAGGATATCGGCAGCCAGTCCCACGCCGTTGTGCATGCGATTTTTATCGGCTGCGGAAAAATGTCGCCAGACGCGCCCGTCGGCGTTGATTTCACCACTGATTTCATCGCGGATTTTGACCATGATCATCATACTATGCCGGTAATGCGCAAGCATGTCGACTCTGCCGGCTGCCCACGCAAAAGCGCGATAAAAATTGGGTGGAACGGTCATATCCGTCAGCATGTAACCGGCTTCCCGATCTACAAACCCCGCCGACATGGGGAGTTCTGTCTCCCGGTGCCCGTCTTCCTGGTTCAGCGCCACACCAATGCGCAAAGGATCGCAGAAAAATCCCCGCCCCGCCTCGCGGATCCCGCTGCGCTGCAAAATTACGGGGCTTGCCACACCACCCGCCGACAGAATGACCGTCCCCCCCATGAACCGGCGTAACTGCCCGTTCTGAAGGGCCTCCACGCCCACCGCGCGCCCACCCTGAAAAAGCACCCTGTTCACCTGGATACCGGTCTCCAGTTTGCCGCCCAGTTGCTTTGCCTGCGCCAGCAGCGACGCCGCAGACCAGAAAGCTGCTGGTGGGCAGCCCCCATGGCCGCAGAGTTCCTGATAAATCATTTTCGGCAGCGCCCGCCAGGGAAGTCTCAAAGCGCGTGCCGCGCTGGCGATGTGTTGTACTGCGGGACCCAGAAGCGGCGCCTCCAGGGGCTGGTGCGGTAGTTCTGCAAGGACAGCCGCCAAATCCTGCGCCATTTCCACGCCATAGCGGGAAAACATCTCCAGGGGAGGAGAGACGGCCGTGTGGTAGAAAACGGTGGAACCACCCCCAACCCGCATGCCACGGAGCAGGGCAACCCCCGGCGCGACATATAATGCCTCCTTGCGGCGCCAGAGCTTCCATAAATTCGGCGCTGACGCCGGGGTTTCTCCGCCCCGTTCCAGAATCCGCACGCTAGCCCCGGCGCGCGCCAGGTCTCTGGCCAGCATGGCGCCGGCAGGTCCGGAGCCGGCAATGATCACATCGGATGCGGACATTTTGGTGAGTATTCTCCGAAGATGAACGTTATCCCCAGCGTGACAGCCAGGCGATGAGCAACTGCGTCCAGCGTCCGTAAGGGGGGCGCACCCATTCGCAGGCGCTCAGACGATTCTGCCTGAAGACGCCCTGGTAGTGCGAGAGGCGTTGAAACCCATAAATACCACGATACTGGCCTATACCGCTCAGCCCGATACCGCCGAAAGGAATACCGGGTTGTGCGACATGGAAAATGGTGTCGTTGATGGTGAGGCCCCCTGCGGCAATTCCCTTGCAGTGCCGCAGGGCGCGCCGCTGATCTCGGTCGAAATAATACAGCGCCAGAGGGGCGGGGTGGTCCCGCACATAATCCAGCGCCTCCTGGATGTCATCGTAGGTCAGAATCACCAGGATCGGCCCGAAGGTTTCTTCTTCCAGGATTTTCATGCCGGGCCGCACATTCCAGAGCAGTGTGGGCGGGAAGGGCCGCTGTGCGCCATCGGGCCATGCGGGTGCTGGCGAGGGCTGCCATAGTAGCGCTCCTTTCCCCCGGGCATCCTGCAGCAGGCCATCCAGACGTTCCCACAGCCGCCCGTTGGGGATGCTGGTATAGTCCGGGTTGTCTGCCCAGTGGGGATAGAGCGATAAGGTGGCCGACTGCGCCCGCGCGATAAAAGCATCACACTGATCCGTCGCCACCAGGCAATAGTCGGGGGCGATGCAGGTTTGCCCGGCATTCACCAGCTTGCCCGCCATGATGGATCGGGCCGCGGCGGCCAGGGGATAGTCACGCTGGATAATGGCCGGACTCTTGCCGCTCATGGACAGTGTCACGGGCACCAGATTCCGCGCGGCGGCACGGGCGATCACCCGCCCGGTACGGGTGGCTCCCGAAAAAATCAGGTGATCGAAAGGCAGCCCGGGGAACGCGTGATCCACATCCGGTGATCCCTGGACCAGCGCAATGGTATCCTCAGAGGTCACATCGCGCAGGGTCTGTGCCAATAACGTCATAGCCTGAGGCGCCAGACGCGGCCCTTTGAGAATCGCCCGATTCCCTGCGGCGATAGCGGAGATCAACGGCAGCAGGGTCAGGAGCAAGGGATAATTCCAGGCGCCGATAATGCCGACGACACCCACGGGTTGCGGAATGATCAGGCTGCGGGCCGGCAGGAATGGCCAGCGGGTATGCACGGCGCGTGGACGCACCCAGTTCCTGAGATGCCCGAGCACGTAGGCGATCTCCGCCTGCAGGGGATAGATTTCATAGATTTCCGTTTCGCGGAGGTGGCGTCTGCCGAAATCCCGGGCGATGGCTTCGCTGAGCGCCGTGCCGTGTTGCCGCAGCATCTGCGCCAGGGCCCGCAGCAGCGCTTGGCGTTGCCGGTAGTTGAGGGCGCCATTTTCCCGAAGCGCCGATTTTTGCGCAGCCAGCAATTCGTCCACAGTGCGCAATGGAATTCCTTATGAATAAAAAGGGGCCCGAAGGCCCCCGTGACGATACCACGTTTAGCGGAACCGTTTTCTGGTGTAAAGGTAAGCAAAACCTGCCAGACTAAAGTAAACGAACGGCAGAAAGAAGATGAAATCTTCCAGATCTACATAATGCATAGACATCTCCTTGTTTCCTAATGAGTGGAACCCTGCTTTCGCTGCTGTTCTTCATCCTGTCTGTCAAACATGATAGCACCTGCAGCAGAGATAAGGACAATCATGGTGGTACCCACCAGCCAAGCAAAGTACCAGGGGCCGTAGTCACCGGTAATCACCGCCAGAAAAAGGGACAACACCATGACGGCCGCCAACCCGATAAATGTGAGCAAATTTTTCATGTTCGCCTCCTCTTAATAAGCGTGGTCGTCTTGCGTGTCGGGCGCCGCCACCTTACCGCGCATCACCCGGAAACACCAAGTGGTGTAACTGATGATGATGGGCAGGAAAATCAGGCCGAAGATGGTCATCCAGACCAGATTGTACTCGCTGCCGGTGCCGTTCCAGACCGTGAGGCTCTGGTCCGGGTTGTCCGTGGAAGGCATCAGGAAGGGGAACATGGAAGTGCCCACCGCACCGATCACGCCGATCCATGCCACTGCACCCATCCACCAGCCGAGAACGGGCTTGTTGGCGCGCAGTGCGAGCACACCCAGGACCATGCCAGCCAAACCCAGCAAGGGCACCAGCCAGAGAATGGGGTGGGCGGCATAGTTGGCCATCCACGCCCCGTTCGCGAGGGCGACCGTCTGGCCGCTGACCGGGTTCGCGGGCATGCCCGGATCACCGCTGATCAGTTGGAAGCCCTTCATGCCGGACACCATGAAGCCACCGATAACGAAGATCACCAGCGCCGCAATACCGCCGACGCTGGCGTAATTCCGTGCCCGGTCATACAGCGCACCGCTACCGCGTATCATGAGCATGGTGCCGCCCTGATAGATGGCCAGGCTCAGCGACAGCACGCCGCAGAGAATCGCAAAAGGATTCAGCAGATACCAGATGAAAGATTCGGTCTGGTAATACTGGCCGTCCCAGCCGAAGTGAAAGCCGACGCCTTCCAGAATATTCCCCATGGCAGCCCCGTAAACAATCATGGGCAGGGCACCGGAAATGAGAAAGACCCAGTCCCAGGAATCGCGCCAGCGATGACTGGGCACCTTGGAACGGTATTCAAAGGCGACGGGACGCATGATCATGCTGAACAGCAGGAGAATCATGACGATGTAGAAGACCGAAAAAGACGTCGCATAGAGGCTTGGAAAGGCCGCGAAAATCGCGCCACCGCCAAGAATGAACCACACCTGGTTACCATCCCAGTGCGGGCCAACGATGTTCAGCGCTTCGCGGCGTTCGCCGTCGGTTTTGCCGACAAAGCGCATCAGAGCGCCAACGCCCATATCCATACCGACCATGATAGCGAGGCCCATCAACAGGATTCCCAGAATCAGGAACCAGAATATCTTTAAATATACGTAAGCATCCATCTTGTGCTCTCCATTCAGTCGGGGGGTAAATCAACCCCCCTTGATTCATCACGCTGGCGTTACTTGCGATCCATGCTGGGTTTGGCAAACACCGGCTGACCCGCCATGCCGCCACCCGCAGGCGCAGAACCGTGATCATGATGATCATCCTGCGGACCCAGACGGGCGTATTTGAACATCAGGTAGAGCTCCGCCGCGATGAAAGAGCTATACAGCAGGGTGAACCCGATAAGCGAGAACACCATGTAGCCGACGCTGTGGGTGGAGGCGGAGACGAAGGTAGGTAGCCAGCCAAATACCGTCCATGGCTGACGACCATTTTCGGCGGTGATCCAACCGAACTCACAAGCTACCCAAGGCAAGGGAATACTCCACATCGCCAGTTTCAGCAGGGTGGGGTGTTTCTCGATTTCGTTCTTCAGGCTGAAATAAGCCGCGAAAGCGAAGAGCACCAGCATGAAGAAGCCTGCAGCGACCATCAGGCGGAAGGCCCAGAACTCCACCCAGACATTGGGGATGGTATCCTTCGCCGTCTTGTCCAGAACGCTGGGCAGATTGGTGGCGTTGATCTTCTTGAGGTCCTGATCAGGCGCAAACCGCATGGCCAGGAAACCATAACCCATGTCGTTTTCGTACTGCTTGAAGGTGGCCAGTGCCTGGGTATTGCTGTGATCCAGGTTGTACTCCTTCAGTGCGATCATCGCCTTGATGCCATTGGCAATTTTTGGCTTGGCTTCCTGCTCCAGCTGGATGATGCCGGGAATGACCGTCGTCTCGGAGTGGGTCAGCAGCGGCGTAAGGATATACGGGATGGAAACCTCGAAGAGATTCTTCTGTTCGCTACGGCTGGGGATGGCGATGAGGTTCCAGGACGCGGACACCGTGTTGTAATCCGTGTTCCAGATGGCTTCCATGGCCGCCAGCTTGGTGGGTTGTTTCTGGCCATCAAGGTAGCCCAGGGCGTCACCCAGGGTAATTACGCCGATACTGGAAACCACGCCGAAGAGGGTGGCGATCCGGAAGGAGCGCAACGCCAAATCTTTCCGCTTGTTGGTCAGCATGTAATAAGCGCTGACGCCCATGACGAACATGGAGCCGGTTACAAAACCCGCGATGGAGGTATGGACAAACTTGGCCTGCGCATCCGGATTGAAGATCAGGTCGATAAAGCTGGAAAATTGCATCCGCATGGTATTGGGATCAAAGGTGCCGCCCCGCGGGTCCTGCATAAAACCGTTGGCGATGAGAATCCACAATGCAGAAAGGTTGGATCCAAGAGCCACCAGATAGGTGACCACGAGGTGCGCCTTGCGGCTTATGCGCTCCCAGCCGAAGAACATCACACCGACAAAGGTGGATTCCATGAAGAAGGCCATCAGCCCCTCGATGGCCAGCGGGGTACCGAAAATATCGCCCACGAAGTGGGAGTACATGGACCAGTTGGTCCCGAATTCAAACTCCATGGTCAGGCCGGTAGCGACGCCCAGGGCAAAGTTGATGCCGAAGAGTTTGCCCCAGAACTGCGTCATTTCTTTATATATCTGTTTGCCGGTGATGACATACACCGTTTCCATGGTGGCCAGAATAAAGGTCATACCCAGGGTGAGTGGTACAAATAAGAAGTGGTAGAGGGCGGTCAGCGCGAACTGCAGGCGCGATAGCTCCACCACCGTGGGATTGATCAACATGTCCATGAATTACCTCCTACAAAGAAGCCGGAATATTCCGACCGGGCATGTAATGGTGCACATCTTCCTCCTGTGCCCCTATTTTGTTTACATCACTTTTACGGGTTACTTCTACTGAAGACTTCTCCGGCAGCAAGAGCGCACAACTGCGTAAGAACGCGCTCTTGCCCCGTTGATTGTTGAACCAGTTGTCCTTGCGGCGGAGTTCCTCGATGCTGGTGAGGCGCCGGCCTTTGCTTTCCAGACCGGGATAGATCAGGGTTTCCCCAGGGAAACTGAGTAAACTTTGGGTGATGCTGTGATAAAGGGTTTGCGGATCGCTCTGGCTGGTACAGGGTGCCGCGCCGGTGGCCAGCAGAGTCATCCCGGTGAACAGGCGATCTTCCCACCAATAGGTGACCGCGCAGGGGCTGAGCCCCGGCGTGTGCAGTACCCGCAGACTTTCTTCTCCGAAATAGAGGACATCACCATGCCGCAGGCGCAGGTCGATGTGCTCATCGGCGATGCTCTCGTGGGCGACGATCCGGGCGCCACTGTGTTCCTTCAATACGGTAGCCGCGGCGATATGGACGGGTTCATGGTGGGTCTGCAGTATATACCGTAGATCGAGGCCACGCTCGATCATGAACGCCTCCAGCGTGTCGACGTGTGCCGGCATGGGGTCGATGATGACGGTCTCGCGGGTAACGGGGTCGCCCAGCAGATAGCTCAGGTGGCCGCCCTTGGGGGTGCATAGTTGTCTGAAGATCATATCGCCCGTCCCTGTCGAGTATTTGGACATCAGAGTATCAGCAATCTCTGTGCCATTATTTGATAATAGTCTGTTATCATCGCATCCTTTGAAAGAATAAGGATAAACAGGCCGCTGTATTTTATTTATAGGGCTGTTCATGTGCTGCACCGTCGCTGTCGTGCCCTGAATCTCCGCGCAGGTGCCAAAAATGGCAGTTGCGGATTGGCAGGCGCTGTTATAATTGACATGCGCGTGGTGAGGAGTGAGGATGTGCCCGTTGCACCGATCGCGGGTCCGTGTGCGGGGCGTGTGGAGGAGGGATATGACGGATTTGCTCAGGCAGTTGCGGGCGGAAATGACATCGTTGCTGGATTGTTTCAGCGCTCCGGCTGTGCTGCTGTGTGCAGATTACTCCGTCCTCGCCGCCAACCAGGCTTATCGGCGGGTCTTCGGCGACGGCAAGCCCCTGCAGGGGCGGCGCTGTTACGAAATCATGGAGGACGCCGGCTACTCCTGTCGTCAGGGAGGCAATCATTGCCCCCTCGACGCCTGCCAAAGCTCCGGTACCGGCCAGCATGTGGTGCATAGCAATACCTCCGGAAACGCACAGATCGATCTCTACCCTATCCGTAATGATAGCGCTAAAGTCGTCTACTTTCTTGAACTGCTGACCCTCGTGCCGCAATCGACGGCGCTGCCTGCCCCCGCCATGGTCGGCAACTCTCCCGCCTGGCGGGACGTGGCCAGGCTTATCCGCCGGGCGGCGCCCAGTGATGCCGCCGTATTGCTGCTCGGCGAGTCCGGTACGGGTAAGGAACTGGCCGCTGCGGCCGTACATCAGGCTAGTCACTGTCGGAACGGGCCTTTCGTAGCGGTGGATTGTTCCGGCTTGTCCGAAACCCTTTTTGAGAGCGAGCTCTTCGGTCATGAAAAAGGGGCATTTACGGGCGCGCATTCGCGCAAAACCGGTCTGGTGGAGGCGGCCGATGGGGGCACTCTTTTTCTCGACGAAGTCGGTGATATTCCGCTCAGTCTACAGGTGAAACTCCTGCGCCTGCTGGAAACGGGACATTTCCGGCGGGTAGGGGGCGTGGAGCCGATTCGTTCGCAGTTCCGCCTGGTCTCGGCTACTCACCGCCCGCTTGAAAAAATGGTCGCGGAGGAGCGCTTCCGGCAGGATTTGTATTACCGTCTGAATACATTTCCTGTCACGCTGCCCGCGTTGCGGGAGCGCCTGGAGGATGTGCCCTTGCTGGCGGAAGTCATCCTGCAGCGGCTGCCGGTGGCCAGGGGGCTGCACCTTCACGCCGATACGCTGGAACTGCTGCGCCGTTATAACTACCCCGGCAACATTCGTGAACTGCGCAACATTCTCGAGCGTGCGGCGCTACTGGCCGACGATGTCTGGATTCTTCCGGAACACCTGCCTGCAAACCTTCAGCATCTGCCAGTGCAGGAATCCGGCCCGGCTCCGTCTTTGACGGGACGGCAGCCCATACCCGGTGTTGGCGAAATCATTCCATTGGCGGATCTGGAAGCACAATACCTGCGCTGGGCGCGGGGAAATTACGGTGGCGATCGCCGCGGCCTGGCGCAGCGCCTGGGGGTAAGCGAGCGAACCTTGTACCGCAAGCTGGACGCACTGAGGAGTAATACCGGGCATGCCATTGAGTCCTGACATCTGGCCGGAGGGTCTGTTGACCCGCCCCGGTTGCCAAGTGGGAGCGCCTTGCATTGTGCTCCTGCACGGTCTCGGTGCCTCCATGGAAGACCTCGCCGGGGTGGCGGATATGGTGGACCCGGAGAGTCGGTTCCGCTGGCTGTTTCCTAATGCGCCGGTGCGCCCGGTGCGCGTCAACGGGAACCGGCCGATGCGGGCCTGGTATGACGTTTATGGTTTCGGCGGGCAGTCTGCCGAAGACGCCGAGGGATTACAGGACATGGCGTCGCGGCTCGGCGCACTGCTGGATCACGAGGCTGGCAGCGCACCGTCCGTCATTCTGGGTGGATTCTCCCAGGGGGGCGCCATGTCGCTCTACACCGCGCTACATGCAGGCCATGCGGCCCGCGCGGTGCTGGCCCTCAGTGCCTACCTGCCGTTGCGTGCCCGCCTGCCGGCGGCTACGCCCGAGTCGCCACCGGTATTCTGGGCGCACGGGCAGCAAGATGGCGTCCTGCCTATTTCCTATATGGAGATCGCCCGGCAGCTACTGACCGCATCGGGCTATGCGGTCAGTACCCACCGCTACCCCATGGGCCACACCCTTTGTGAAGACGAACTGCTGGATTTGCGTAACTTTCTGTATACCCTCGATTAATCAGAGGGCCCAAAAATCTGTTCTTCGAGACCCCAACGCGCCGCCAGTGTTTCGGTGGCATTTACCAGTTCTTCTGCGCGGGAAGGGTGGTTGGTGCGAGTTTCGACGATCCTGCGCAGCATCCCGTCGTGGTCGCCGCCGTTGGCAAGCAAATGAATCAATTCGCCGGCATCCCGACCGACTATTTCACCGCCAAGCAGTTCGCCGCTATCCATATCAGCCAGAAGGCGGACAAAGCCAACGCTGTCGTCCTGCCCCAGTGCGCGCGGTGAAGTCTCAAAAGCCGCAAAACCGACCGCGGGTTCAAAACCTGCATCCTCGGCCGCTTCGTCATCCATACCGATACGCGCGAGCTCCACTGCGGAATATACCAGTTCCGGCACCCAGAGCGGGTCGCGTTCCTGCTTTTCGGCGCTGAGCAGGTTGTGGATGACTATCCGAGCGTCGTTGAGGGCCTGGTTGGCATTCATGATCGGTCCGACAGCGTCGCCAATGGCATAGATGCCAGCCTCTCCGGTCTCCAGGGTGGCGTCAGTCTGCACAAATCCATGATCGTCCAGGGTGATACGGGTGTTTTCCAGACCCAATCCTTCGGTGTAGGCATGACGTCCGGTGGCGAGCAGTACCCAATCGCCATGGACCGACTTCCCCTGGTCGTCGAAGACCGTTACGCCCTCGGTCGTCGTCTCCATGCGGTGGATCCTGAACCCGGACTGGGGATGGATACCGAGTCCGGCCAGCGCTGCATGGAGTGTATCCTTAGCCTGCGGCGAATACCGGGTATGGGCGAGAGGCGTGGCGTGCACCAGCCATTCCACCTGTTTGCCGAGCTGAGTAAAAATATACGCGAACTCGGTGCCGATAACCCCTCCACCCACCAGGATCACCCGGTCTCCGTGCGGGACGCCGTTGTCATAGAGCATGTCGCTGGTCAGTACTTTGCCGGCTGCCGGAACGATCCCCCGGGGCAAGGATGGCGTCGATCCGGTGGCGATGATGCTGGTTTCCGTATGGATTTCCACCACTCCGCCGACCCCTTCAACGGCGATGCGCCGGGCATCCAGGAAGCTGCCCGTGCCATCGTAAAGATGTATCCCGAGGCGCTTGAGGTAGTCCAGATAGCTGCCACGGACAGTCTCGACCACATCGTGCTGATGCTGCCAGGCTAGCGCCATATTTCCCCTCAGCGCCAGACCCACCACCCCCCGCTTTTGGAAATGCCGACTTTGCTCTATCCATTTTGCCGTTTCATGCCAGTCCTTTTTAGGAACACAGCCCCGATTGAGACAGGTTCCTCCCCAGGTCTTTCTCTCAATAATCGCGGTTCTTTTACCGCGCAGAGCCGCCAGAACTGCCGCACGATAACCGCCGGGGCCACTGCCGATAATGGTGACATCATAGTTGTCCATACTCATAACACTTTCCTAGTCAATGTAATAGAAGTCATTCGTAAAGTTATTGATCATGTTGACGGTCGCGCGCTATTGCGTCGGTTATTCAATTCCATGGCGGAGCGAGCGCAGGTTGATGAATTATTTTGTTGTTTATCAGCGACTGTTACCCCCTAGCTATTTTATGGTCGAAAGGCATCATTTATAGAACTCGTCTATGGGTGTCTGGCGATACTATAATACTTTCAGTGCGCTATGAAGTATGTCTTGAATCCGTGCGCGAGAGATGCGATACGGTGCGGTGGATTCTCTGGTCATCTTCCCGATGACGTCGGGCACAAGCGACAAAAACAAGCCCCAAGAAATAATTAAAGTTGAAAAATTAGTATGTTGCAACTGTGGCATAGGTATTGCTTCCTGTTCTGTCATGAATATTTATCATCGTCATCATCTGTCACTGAAGCCGCTTTCCGCCGTCCTGCTTGGGCTGGCCGGGTTGGCGGCAACGCTGCCCGCATACGCCGACGAGTTCGGCATGGCTACGGTGGAGGCCAAGGCCAAATTGCTGGTGGACCGCACCTACAACCCGAAGCCCTTG
This sequence is a window from Acidithiobacillus ferridurans. Protein-coding genes within it:
- a CDS encoding dihydrolipoyl dehydrogenase family protein, whose protein sequence is MSMDNYDVTIIGSGPGGYRAAVLAALRGKRTAIIERKTWGGTCLNRGCVPKKDWHETAKWIEQSRHFQKRGVVGLALRGNMALAWQHQHDVVETVRGSYLDYLKRLGIHLYDGTGSFLDARRIAVEGVGGVVEIHTETSIIATGSTPSLPRGIVPAAGKVLTSDMLYDNGVPHGDRVILVGGGVIGTEFAYIFTQLGKQVEWLVHATPLAHTRYSPQAKDTLHAALAGLGIHPQSGFRIHRMETTTEGVTVFDDQGKSVHGDWVLLATGRHAYTEGLGLENTRITLDDHGFVQTDATLETGEAGIYAIGDAVGPIMNANQALNDARIVIHNLLSAEKQERDPLWVPELVYSAVELARIGMDDEAAEDAGFEPAVGFAAFETSPRALGQDDSVGFVRLLADMDSGELLGGEIVGRDAGELIHLLANGGDHDGMLRRIVETRTNHPSRAEELVNATETLAARWGLEEQIFGPSD
- a CDS encoding aldehyde dehydrogenase family protein: MDELLAAQKSALRENGALNYRQRQALLRALAQMLRQHGTALSEAIARDFGRRHLRETEIYEIYPLQAEIAYVLGHLRNWVRPRAVHTRWPFLPARSLIIPQPVGVVGIIGAWNYPLLLTLLPLISAIAAGNRAILKGPRLAPQAMTLLAQTLRDVTSEDTIALVQGSPDVDHAFPGLPFDHLIFSGATRTGRVIARAAARNLVPVTLSMSGKSPAIIQRDYPLAAAARSIMAGKLVNAGQTCIAPDYCLVATDQCDAFIARAQSATLSLYPHWADNPDYTSIPNGRLWERLDGLLQDARGKGALLWQPSPAPAWPDGAQRPFPPTLLWNVRPGMKILEEETFGPILVILTYDDIQEALDYVRDHPAPLALYYFDRDQRRALRHCKGIAAGGLTINDTIFHVAQPGIPFGGIGLSGIGQYRGIYGFQRLSHYQGVFRQNRLSACEWVRPPYGRWTQLLIAWLSRWG
- a CDS encoding FAD-dependent oxidoreductase is translated as MSASDVIIAGSGPAGAMLARDLARAGASVRILERGGETPASAPNLWKLWRRKEALYVAPGVALLRGMRVGGGSTVFYHTAVSPPLEMFSRYGVEMAQDLAAVLAELPHQPLEAPLLGPAVQHIASAARALRLPWRALPKMIYQELCGHGGCPPAAFWSAASLLAQAKQLGGKLETGIQVNRVLFQGGRAVGVEALQNGQLRRFMGGTVILSAGGVASPVILQRSGIREAGRGFFCDPLRIGVALNQEDGHRETELPMSAGFVDREAGYMLTDMTVPPNFYRAFAWAAGRVDMLAHYRHSMMIMVKIRDEISGEINADGRVWRHFSAADKNRMHNGVGLAADILRAAGGRRVFFSPWLAAHPGGSVRLGELLDERLSCRVLNLHVCDASVIPESWGLPPTLTVLSLAKYLGRILLG
- a CDS encoding cytochrome ubiquinol oxidase subunit I yields the protein MDMLINPTVVELSRLQFALTALYHFLFVPLTLGMTFILATMETVYVITGKQIYKEMTQFWGKLFGINFALGVATGLTMEFEFGTNWSMYSHFVGDIFGTPLAIEGLMAFFMESTFVGVMFFGWERISRKAHLVVTYLVALGSNLSALWILIANGFMQDPRGGTFDPNTMRMQFSSFIDLIFNPDAQAKFVHTSIAGFVTGSMFVMGVSAYYMLTNKRKDLALRSFRIATLFGVVSSIGVITLGDALGYLDGQKQPTKLAAMEAIWNTDYNTVSASWNLIAIPSRSEQKNLFEVSIPYILTPLLTHSETTVIPGIIQLEQEAKPKIANGIKAMIALKEYNLDHSNTQALATFKQYENDMGYGFLAMRFAPDQDLKKINATNLPSVLDKTAKDTIPNVWVEFWAFRLMVAAGFFMLVLFAFAAYFSLKNEIEKHPTLLKLAMWSIPLPWVACEFGWITAENGRQPWTVFGWLPTFVSASTHSVGYMVFSLIGFTLLYSSFIAAELYLMFKYARLGPQDDHHDHGSAPAGGGMAGQPVFAKPSMDRK
- a CDS encoding sigma-54 interaction domain-containing protein translates to MTDLLRQLRAEMTSLLDCFSAPAVLLCADYSVLAANQAYRRVFGDGKPLQGRRCYEIMEDAGYSCRQGGNHCPLDACQSSGTGQHVVHSNTSGNAQIDLYPIRNDSAKVVYFLELLTLVPQSTALPAPAMVGNSPAWRDVARLIRRAAPSDAAVLLLGESGTGKELAAAAVHQASHCRNGPFVAVDCSGLSETLFESELFGHEKGAFTGAHSRKTGLVEAADGGTLFLDEVGDIPLSLQVKLLRLLETGHFRRVGGVEPIRSQFRLVSATHRPLEKMVAEERFRQDLYYRLNTFPVTLPALRERLEDVPLLAEVILQRLPVARGLHLHADTLELLRRYNYPGNIRELRNILERAALLADDVWILPEHLPANLQHLPVQESGPAPSLTGRQPIPGVGEIIPLADLEAQYLRWARGNYGGDRRGLAQRLGVSERTLYRKLDALRSNTGHAIES
- the cydB gene encoding cytochrome d ubiquinol oxidase subunit II, translated to MDAYVYLKIFWFLILGILLMGLAIMVGMDMGVGALMRFVGKTDGERREALNIVGPHWDGNQVWFILGGGAIFAAFPSLYATSFSVFYIVMILLLFSMIMRPVAFEYRSKVPSHRWRDSWDWVFLISGALPMIVYGAAMGNILEGVGFHFGWDGQYYQTESFIWYLLNPFAILCGVLSLSLAIYQGGTMLMIRGSGALYDRARNYASVGGIAALVIFVIGGFMVSGMKGFQLISGDPGMPANPVSGQTVALANGAWMANYAAHPILWLVPLLGLAGMVLGVLALRANKPVLGWWMGAVAWIGVIGAVGTSMFPFLMPSTDNPDQSLTVWNGTGSEYNLVWMTIFGLIFLPIIISYTTWCFRVMRGKVAAPDTQDDHAY
- a CDS encoding alpha/beta hydrolase — protein: MPLSPDIWPEGLLTRPGCQVGAPCIVLLHGLGASMEDLAGVADMVDPESRFRWLFPNAPVRPVRVNGNRPMRAWYDVYGFGGQSAEDAEGLQDMASRLGALLDHEAGSAPSVILGGFSQGGAMSLYTALHAGHAARAVLALSAYLPLRARLPAATPESPPVFWAHGQQDGVLPISYMEIARQLLTASGYAVSTHRYPMGHTLCEDELLDLRNFLYTLD
- a CDS encoding MBL fold metallo-hydrolase; this encodes MIFRQLCTPKGGHLSYLLGDPVTRETVIIDPMPAHVDTLEAFMIERGLDLRYILQTHHEPVHIAAATVLKEHSGARIVAHESIADEHIDLRLRHGDVLYFGEESLRVLHTPGLSPCAVTYWWEDRLFTGMTLLATGAAPCTSQSDPQTLYHSITQSLLSFPGETLIYPGLESKGRRLTSIEELRRKDNWFNNQRGKSAFLRSCALLLPEKSSVEVTRKSDVNKIGAQEEDVHHYMPGRNIPASL